The Syntrophorhabdus sp. region ACAACGGGGGTGAAAAAGGACGGTACCCTGATGGCCCTGAAGAACACCTGCTATCTTGATGGAGGTGCCTATTCCAGCTTCGGCATCGCCACGGTCTATTACGCCGGTTCGCTTCTGGGAGCGCCTTACAGGCTGCCGAACATGAAATACGACGGATACCGGATCTATACCAACAAACCGGCCAACGGCGCGCAAAGGGGACACGGTGGAGTTGCCGCCCGGGCCGCGTGGGAGCAACAGCTTGACGCAATCGCGCAAGAATTGGGGATGGACCCCATCGAAATGCGTCTCAGAAACATCATGCAAAGGGGAGACGTCACCTGCAACGATTTCAACATGAGCAGCCTGGGGATGAAGGAATGCCTGGAGGCGGTTCGTGATGGTTCGGGATGGGAACACAAGAAGGGCAAACTCCAAAAGGGGAAGGGGATTGGAGTTGCCTGCGGTTTCTTTGTTTCCGGTGCCGGTTTTCCCATATATCGGTCCGAGACGTTCCATTCCACCGCTGTGATCAAGCTGTCCGAGGATGGGGGCACGGTGAACCTTTACACCCCGGCGGCGGAGATCGGACAGGGATCGGACACAATACTCACCCAGATGGCAGCCGAGGCGTTGGGGGTCAGGTATGGCGACGTGAGGATAACTTCCGGTGATACCGATCTTGGCGTGGATCTCGGTGCCTATTCGTCGAGGCAGACGCTCATGTCCGGCCAGGCGGTCAAGCAGGCGGCGGAAGACGTAAGAAGGCAGGTGCTCGAGGTGTTGTCGGAGAAGCTGGGTATTCCCGTCGATGACATGGACATCAGGGACGGCCATATTCTTTTCAAGAGGGACGGCGTCGACTTCTCGACCATAAGGACGGGCTATATCAAGGAACATCGCGGTTGGACCGATCCACCGGCAGGCGACCGGCTCACCTTCGTGGAGGCCGCTCGCGGCGCGTACCTGTCCCGGGGGTCCATAGTGGGCAGGGGGGCCTACAAGCCCGGAGAACTTGGCGGCAAATACAAAGGAGCGGCCGTGGGAACGTCTCCGGCCTACGGGTGCTCGGCCCAGGTGGTGGAGGTAACGGTGGACATGGAGACGGGGCAGGTGACCGTGGACAAGATGACCGATGCTCATGACTGCGGCTTTGCCATCAATCGCACCAACGTGGAGGGCCAGATGCAAGGTTCCCTGTCTATGGGACTCGGTGAGGCCCTTTTCGAGGAGATAAAGTTCGACGGCAGTGGGCGT contains the following coding sequences:
- a CDS encoding molybdopterin-dependent oxidoreductase, with the translated sequence MKEYSVINTRLPRVDAREKVTGSARYSDDLSMTGMLYGALLQSPVAHARIKRIDASKARKLPGVKDVVTAQEAGNVRYGVSPARYDETIFCIDKVRYIGDEIAAVAAEDLDTAMEAIGLIEVEYEELPIVLDPFEAIREGAPVIHEDFPNNIGAEVHQEFGNVEEAFKECDYIRTDKFTNKKQDGAFLEPQACLAVYDSGDGLTLRSSTQVPHYVQRTLAMVLRLPVGKVRVAQPYVGGGFGPKASASTLELAACLMAMRTGRPVKMTFTREQVFLHSRARHQFFHELTTGVKKDGTLMALKNTCYLDGGAYSSFGIATVYYAGSLLGAPYRLPNMKYDGYRIYTNKPANGAQRGHGGVAARAAWEQQLDAIAQELGMDPIEMRLRNIMQRGDVTCNDFNMSSLGMKECLEAVRDGSGWEHKKGKLQKGKGIGVACGFFVSGAGFPIYRSETFHSTAVIKLSEDGGTVNLYTPAAEIGQGSDTILTQMAAEALGVRYGDVRITSGDTDLGVDLGAYSSRQTLMSGQAVKQAAEDVRRQVLEVLSEKLGIPVDDMDIRDGHILFKRDGVDFSTIRTGYIKEHRGWTDPPAGDRLTFVEAARGAYLSRGSIVGRGAYKPGELGGKYKGAAVGTSPAYGCSAQVVEVTVDMETGQVTVDKMTDAHDCGFAINRTNVEGQMQGSLSMGLGEALFEEIKFDGSGRVTNPTLGEYRIPTSLDMPNVETIIVESDEPNGPFGAKEVGEGAIMPTIPAILNAVYDATGVRIWELPVTSERIFKALKSRERK